In one Umezawaea sp. Da 62-37 genomic region, the following are encoded:
- the pdhA gene encoding pyruvate dehydrogenase (acetyl-transferring) E1 component subunit alpha, giving the protein MSSPEQWTHPEPASAPAATAAKPTAEQVIAGLRATDQGDVNLVQLLTPEGERVQHPDFDIDITADELRGLYRDMVLIRRVDREANALQRKGQLGIWVPLLGQEAAQIGSGRAMRPDDMAFPSYREHGIAWTRGVHPTELLGIFRGTDMGTWDPVKHKFHPYTIVIGNQVLNAAGYAMGQKFDGKVGDSDGEATICFFGDGATSQGDVHEGFVWAAVYDAPLVFFCQNNQWAISEPTERQSRLPLYQRARGYGFPGIRVDGNDVLATLAVTRWALEECRQGNGPILIEAFTYRMDAHTTSDDPSRYRLSDELELWKLKDPIERVKVHLVKQQWADSSFFEEIEAESEALAVELREFCVNMPDPPPERIFANVYAEGNPVLEAQRDEFLGYVSGFAGGEH; this is encoded by the coding sequence ATGTCGTCCCCCGAGCAATGGACGCACCCCGAACCGGCGTCGGCGCCGGCCGCCACGGCGGCGAAACCGACAGCGGAACAGGTGATCGCGGGTTTGCGAGCCACCGACCAAGGTGACGTCAACCTGGTGCAACTGCTGACCCCCGAGGGGGAGCGCGTCCAGCACCCGGACTTCGACATCGACATCACGGCGGACGAGCTGCGCGGTCTGTACCGCGACATGGTCCTGATCCGCCGCGTCGACCGGGAGGCCAACGCACTCCAGCGCAAGGGCCAGCTCGGCATCTGGGTGCCGCTGCTGGGGCAGGAGGCCGCGCAGATCGGCTCGGGCCGCGCGATGCGCCCCGACGACATGGCGTTCCCCAGCTACCGCGAACACGGCATCGCCTGGACCCGCGGTGTGCACCCGACCGAGCTGCTGGGCATCTTCCGCGGCACGGACATGGGCACCTGGGACCCGGTCAAGCACAAGTTCCACCCGTACACGATCGTCATCGGCAACCAGGTCCTCAACGCGGCCGGGTACGCGATGGGCCAGAAGTTCGACGGCAAGGTCGGCGACTCCGACGGCGAAGCGACCATCTGCTTCTTCGGCGACGGCGCGACCAGCCAGGGCGACGTGCACGAGGGCTTCGTGTGGGCCGCCGTCTACGACGCGCCGCTGGTGTTCTTCTGCCAGAACAACCAGTGGGCCATCTCCGAGCCCACCGAGCGCCAGTCCCGGCTCCCGCTCTACCAGCGGGCCCGCGGCTACGGCTTCCCCGGCATCCGGGTCGACGGCAACGACGTCCTCGCCACCCTCGCGGTCACCCGCTGGGCGCTGGAGGAGTGCAGGCAGGGCAACGGCCCGATCCTGATCGAGGCGTTCACCTACCGGATGGACGCGCACACCACCTCGGACGACCCGTCCCGCTACCGGCTCTCCGACGAGCTGGAGCTGTGGAAGCTCAAGGACCCCATCGAGCGGGTCAAGGTCCACCTGGTCAAGCAGCAGTGGGCCGACAGCTCGTTCTTCGAGGAGATCGAGGCCGAGTCGGAGGCGCTCGCCGTGGAGCTGCGCGAGTTCTGCGTCAACATGCCCGACCCGCCGCCGGAGCGGATCTTCGCCAACGTCTACGCGGAGGGCAACCCCGTGCTGGAAGCGCAGCGCGACGAGTTCCTCGGCTACGTCTCGGGTTTCGCGGGAGGTGAGCACTGA